The following proteins are encoded in a genomic region of Fibrobacter sp. UWR4:
- a CDS encoding DUF262 domain-containing protein: MFNAKPESSNYNELINNIESGRVKIPQFQRKFVWSLDMTVKLLDSIIKGYPIGSFILWKTRERLRSIRNVGGISLPEPPDGDMIQYVLDGQQRMTSLYVAMRGLKINDDDRNDDFSEIYVDLEAKEDEPIVIGNIEGKPTDTLVRFTDLLGSTVKVAMAHPNYSEKIEAYSQAVKGYQFSIISVSDAPIEIATEIFTRLNEGGKRLSVFEIMVAKTYDLPSNFDLSEKYEKLVDELKKSDFETISSAVVLQAVSACLVGECAKKHILKLDKFSIIKEWDNIINAFKESVDYMHSFFRIPVSQLMPYDSLLVPFTYYFYKHKEKPIAEQQMYMQDFFWRCVLTSRYSAATETKLAQDIKRIDAVISGNKPDYDEPIDISEDFLKSHGGFSTGAAFIKGMLCLLAYHHPQSFLDNSLVTIDNSWLKQANSKNYHHFFPKAYMKKRGFEDSIVNHIANITIVDDFLNKRKIQDKAPSKYIKEFKKNKKLESALQTHLICIPNQENADDSKMTFQELLADWGVTKDDYEVFFKKRLEQFNKELKERVILTNLDRS, encoded by the coding sequence TACAATGAACTAATAAACAACATTGAATCAGGTCGTGTTAAAATTCCTCAGTTTCAAAGAAAATTCGTATGGTCTTTGGATATGACCGTCAAACTTCTTGATAGTATTATCAAGGGTTATCCCATAGGGTCTTTTATTCTTTGGAAAACTAGGGAACGCCTACGTTCTATTCGTAATGTCGGTGGAATTTCCTTGCCGGAGCCCCCTGATGGCGACATGATTCAGTATGTGTTGGATGGTCAACAGCGTATGACCAGCTTGTATGTTGCCATGAGAGGCTTGAAAATAAACGATGATGATCGCAATGACGATTTTTCTGAAATCTATGTGGATCTTGAGGCTAAAGAGGATGAGCCTATTGTCATTGGAAATATTGAGGGTAAGCCGACTGATACGTTGGTTCGTTTTACAGACTTGTTAGGAAGCACGGTCAAAGTTGCAATGGCACATCCAAACTATAGTGAAAAAATTGAAGCATATAGTCAGGCTGTAAAAGGGTATCAGTTCTCTATAATCTCTGTAAGTGATGCTCCTATTGAAATTGCAACAGAAATTTTTACCCGATTGAACGAAGGCGGTAAACGGCTTTCCGTATTTGAAATTATGGTTGCCAAAACCTATGATCTTCCGTCTAACTTTGATCTTTCTGAGAAATACGAAAAACTTGTAGATGAACTTAAAAAATCTGATTTCGAAACCATTTCGAGTGCTGTAGTACTACAAGCTGTGTCCGCTTGTCTTGTTGGAGAGTGTGCAAAGAAACATATTTTAAAATTGGATAAGTTCTCGATTATTAAGGAATGGGATAATATCATTAATGCATTCAAGGAATCGGTCGATTATATGCATTCGTTCTTCCGTATTCCGGTGTCCCAGTTAATGCCCTATGATTCGTTACTTGTTCCCTTTACATATTACTTCTACAAACACAAAGAAAAACCTATTGCAGAACAGCAGATGTATATGCAAGATTTCTTCTGGCGTTGCGTCTTGACTTCAAGGTATTCTGCTGCAACAGAAACAAAGCTCGCGCAAGATATCAAGCGTATTGATGCTGTTATTTCAGGAAATAAGCCGGATTACGACGAGCCGATTGATATTTCGGAAGATTTTTTGAAATCTCATGGTGGATTTTCAACGGGAGCGGCTTTTATCAAGGGTATGCTCTGTCTGTTAGCGTACCATCATCCGCAATCCTTTTTGGATAACAGTCTCGTGACTATAGACAATTCCTGGTTAAAACAAGCCAATAGCAAAAACTACCATCACTTCTTCCCTAAAGCCTATATGAAAAAACGTGGCTTTGAGGATTCTATAGTCAATCACATAGCCAATATCACAATTGTTGATGATTTCCTTAACAAACGTAAAATTCAGGATAAAGCACCGTCAAAATACATTAAGGAATTCAAAAAGAATAAGAAACTGGAAAGTGCCTTACAGACTCATCTCATTTGCATTCCGAACCAAGAAAATGCTGACGATTCGAAAATGACTTTTCAAGAGTTGCTTGCTGATTGGGGAGTTACAAAAGATGATTATGAAGTATTCTTCAAAAAACGTCTTGAACAGTTTAACAAGGAACTCAAGGAACGCGTTATTTTAACAAACCTTGATCGTTCGTAG